A window of Mangifera indica cultivar Alphonso chromosome 13, CATAS_Mindica_2.1, whole genome shotgun sequence contains these coding sequences:
- the LOC123194537 gene encoding rust resistance kinase Lr10-like — MENFLQEMAKEKPVRFTTQQLFSFTNNYSTRLGPGGFGSVYKGQFPNGVMISVKFPKWSVDRRAEDEQFMAKTGTIGRTYHINLDRLYGFCHDQYMSALVYEFLENGSLDQYLFKEEKEIEWEKLHEIAIGTARGLAYLHEECPQRIIHYDIKPGNILLDENFFPNRDSTHATLTGYRGTPGYSAPEFSLINHPITHKCDVYSFGMVLFEIIGRQRNAIVGSAPCNDSLDWFPKHVWEKNEKDELGAMIVTCGIEEKDQEKAERMCKVALWCSV, encoded by the coding sequence ATGGAGAATTTCCTCCAGGAAATGGCAAAGGAGAAGCCTGTCAGATTCACCACACAGCAGCTATTTTCTTTCACAAATAATTACTCGACTAGGTTGGGTCCTGGAGGTTTTGGGTCAGTCTACAAGGGTCAGTTTCCAAATGGAGTGATGATTTCTGTAAAGTTTCCTAAGTGGAGTGTAGACAGAAGGGCTGAAGATGAGCAATTCATGGCAAAAACTGGTACAATTGGAAGAACTTACCATATAAATCTTGATAGACTTTACGGTTTTTGCCATGACCAATATATGAGTGCACTTGTGTACGAGTTCCTTGAAAATGGATCGCTAGATCAGTACTTAttcaaagaggaaaaagaaattgaatggGAGAAGTTACACGAAATCGCCATAGGGACAGCGAGGGGTTTAGCATATTTACATGAAGAATGTCCGCAAAGAATAATTCATTATGACATAAAGCCTGGAAATATTCTCCTGGACGAAAATTTCTTTCCTAACAGAGACAGCACACATGCTACACTCACAGGATATAGAGGAACCCCTGGCTATTCAGCACCAGAATTTTCGTTAATAAATCACCCAATAACACATAAATgcgatgtttatagttttgggaTGGTGTTGTTTGAGATAATTGGTAGGCAAAGAAATGCAATTGTTGGTTCTGCACCTTGTAATGACAGTCTTGATTGGTTTCCAAAACATGTCtgggaaaaaaatgagaaagatGAATTGGGTGCAATGATAGTAACTTGTGGGATTGAAGAGAAAGATCAAGAGAAAGCAGAGAGAATGTGTAAGGTGGCATTGTGGTGTAGCGTATAG
- the LOC123194535 gene encoding rust resistance kinase Lr10-like, producing the protein MSSFPSPPPSSNNEAATAASVIVSLVVLAIIGVISYKCAKKTRRAIVQDLRTAVAASNNTPQHHVIPVWVVTAPAMENFLQEMAKEKPVRFTAQQLFSFTNNYSTRLGSGGFGSVYKGQFPNGVMIAVKVLKWSADRRAEDEQFMAEIRTIGRTYHINLVRLYGFCHDQYMSALVYEYLENGSLDQYLFKDEKEIEWEKLLEIAIGTARGLAYLHEECGQRIIHYDIKPGNILLDRNFVPKLGDFGLAKLCNRDSTHVTLTGYRGTPGYSAPEFLLKNHPITYKCDVYSFGMVLFEIIGRRKNAIVGSSASDDSLNWFPKHVWEKYEKDELATMTAARGIEEKDQEKAERMSKVALWCVQDSPPARPPMSAVVKMLEGEVEVVPPPKPFQYLFSVGMAQLQPIESAEDSSYTTTEESQSRWYKENTPIMAKYEIQMASSA; encoded by the exons ATGTCATCATTTCCGAGTCCACCACCCAGCTCAAATAATGAAGCTGCGACAGCTGCGT CCGTCATAGTGAGCTTAGTAGTGCTTGCAATAATTGGTGTTATCTCTTACAAATGTGCAAAGAAAACAAGGAGAGCGATTGTTCAGGATTTGCGAACAGCTGTTGCTGCATCAAACAACACGCCCCAACACCATGTGATTCCTGTTTGGGTGGTTACTGCTCCCGCCATGGAGAATTTCCTCCAGGAAATGGCAAAGGAGAAGCCTGTCAGATTCACCGCACAGCAGCTATTTTCTTTCACAAATAATTACTCAACTAGATTGGGTTCTGGAGGTTTTGGGTCAGTCTACAAGGGTCAGTTCCCAAATGGAGTGATGATTGCAGTAAAGGTTCTTAAGTGGAGTGCAGACAGAAGAGCTGAAGATGAGCAATTCATGGCAGAAATCCGCACAATAGGAAGAACTTACCATATAAATCTTGTTAGACTTTATGGTTTTTGCCATGATCAATACATGAGCGCACTTGTGTACGAGTACCTGGAAAATGGATCCCTGGATCAGTACTTattcaaagatgaaaaagaaatcgAATGGGAGAAGTTACTTGAAATCGCCATAGGGACAGCCAGGGGTTTAGCATATTTACATGAAGAATGCGGGCAAAGAATAATTCATTATGACATAAAGCCTGGAAATATTCTCCTGGACAGAAACTTCGTTCCAAAATTGGGTGATTTCGGACTTGCAAAACTTTGCAACAGAGACAGCACACATGTAACACTTACAGGATATAGGGGAACCCCTGGCTATTCAGCACCAGAATTTCTGTTAAAGAATCACCCAATAACATATAAATGTGATGTTTATAGCTTTGGGATGGTGTTGTTTGAGATAATCGGTAGGCGAAAAAATGCAATTGTTGGTTCTTCCGCTTCTGATGATAGCCTTAATTGGTTTCCGAAACATGTTTGggaaaaatatgagaaagatGAACTGGCTACAATGACAGCAGCTCGTGGGATTGAAGAGAAAGACCAAGAGAAAGCAGAGAGAATGAGTAAGGTGGCATTGTGGTGTGTTCAAGATTCACCACCGGCAAGGCCACCAATGAGTGCAGTGGTCAAGATGTTGGAGGGAGAAGTGGAGGTTGTGCCACCTCCAAAGCCATTTCAGTATTTGTTTTCAGTAGGAATGGCTCAACTTCAGCCAATAGAATCCGCAGAAGATTCAAGTTATACGACAACGGAAGAAAGTCAGTCTCGGTGGTACAAGGAGAACACTCCAATCATGGCCAAGTATGAAATACAGATGGCTAGTTCTGCATAA